Proteins found in one Magnolia sinica isolate HGM2019 chromosome 5, MsV1, whole genome shotgun sequence genomic segment:
- the LOC131247409 gene encoding two-component response regulator 24-like, with the protein MPFGMGSSSSSKKSKNVAVDASGPLSMKNGPNKGVSGLNLKKQLSVLVVDDNPVNRKILKMMLANLGVEAQEAENGQEAVDLHLGGAHFDLILIDMEMPVMDGPQATRVLRTMGVGCKMIGVSANSRNRDKQVFMEAGIDEYHVKPMTRPKLISILKEVDDA; encoded by the exons ATGCCGTTTGGAATGGGTTCCTCCAGCAGCTCGAAAAAATCGAAGAATGTGGCCGTCGATGCCAGTGGACCCCTCTCTATGAAAAATGGTCCAAACAAGGGAGTGAGTGGGCTGAACCTCAAGAAGCAGCTGAGCGTACTGGTTGTGGATGATAATCCAGTCAACCGCAAGATTCTAAAGATGATGCTGGCTAACCTTGGGGTGGAAGCCCAGGAGGCCGAGAATGGTCAGGAAGCGGTGGACCTCcaccttggtggggcccacttcgatctGATCCTGATAGACATGGAGATGCCTGTCATGGATGGGCCTCAG GCAACGAGGGTGCTGCGGACAATGGGAGTTGGGTGCAAGATGATAGGGGTCAGCGCAAACTCACGCAACAGGGACAAGCAAGTGTTCATGGAAGCTGGAATCGATGAGTACCACGTGAAGCCCATGACTCGCCCCAAGCTCATTTCCATCCTCAAGGAGGTCGACGACGCTTGA